The window GACGGGACCGTTGGCGATGTTAAAATAAGGTAGCCGAGCGAGGCGCCCCAAACCATGCCGACCGACCAAATCACCGAATTTTTGCGACAACTGCGATCGGGCAACCTCGACGCCGAGAACCCGGCGTTCCCTGAGCATCTGTCGGCCGCCGACTTTCTCAAGCAGGTTCGCGATCACTATCCGGTCGTTTTTCAGGAGCGATCGATTGGGCGAAAAACCGAACTCGGCCTCGCCCGCTCGCTGCAGTTTGAGCTAGCGGTTCCCGGCAATGGCCAGCAAACGTTTCCGCCAGTTCTGCTCTTCCCAGTCTTTCGCCGTTGCCTCCTGATCTCGACCTACGACGACCATCTCAGCGGAATCGCGATGGCCAAGAGCGTGCGCATCCGCCCCTCCAAAGCCGACCGCGATGAGTTGGTGGTCACGATGGGCGGCGGCTACAAGCTCGACAAAATGCCCGACGGCTGGACGCTTAAAGATGTCCCGCGTCGATCGACCGTTCTGTCCGAGGCTTTCCTTCGAGCAAGGGGTTGGCAATTCGACCGCTTGCGACCGTTTGCACTGCAACGGCGATGACCGTCGGGGAGGAATCACCTGACATCAAATTGACGACATGAATCGTCTGGCTAACGGCGCACACCCGCTGCCGACTTGAAGTGGTTCCGCAGCGACTGAAGCGGCTTCTCGGCGATGAATCCCACGCGGTCGTTGGCGAGCATCGCCGAGCACCAAGCCACGATTTCGTCCGCCGGCAATTCGCAGTTCTTCAGGGCTTTGAAAACGACGCTCAAGCAGTCCTCGATGTCTTCAGTCATCAGGCCTTCATCGCTCGATTCGACTTGATAGCTGCCTTGATTCATTAGTTCCAGCGAAAGTTCCATGGCCAGGGGCAGTTGCCCGGCGTCGATCAAGCGGTCCAGGTTCCGTTTCACCTCGCTGTAGGCTTCGTCGTCGTAAGAGAAGTTGTAGTTGATCTCTCGCTCGTCGAAATCGGTGGCATCGGCGATGGCCTGCCGCGTCGCGGTCACGATGTCGTCGGAGGTTGCCGGCACGTCGAACCGCGCGGTGAGTTGCCGGAGGACTCCACGGTCGGCTTGGGCCAGCTCCAACAGGACCTCCACCAACTCCGCTTTGCTTCGCCGCACGAGCGCTTTGCGCAGCTCGGCGGCGGGGTCCGAATGTTTTCTCGGCGGTCTGATTTTCTTTGGCGGGCGTCGGGGCATGACTTCAATTCCTTTGGCGTTCAACTGGCGATGGCTCTGATTCTACCACAGCACCGCCCCACTGCGAGCAGGGCCGCACCTCGCACGCGGTTGCGGATAAGAGAATGAGAAAGCGCAGGTCGAACCCGACAAACCGGGCCGCGCACAGAAAAAAAGCATGACAGTCGCGCGGCGATACGCTATTCTGACGGCTTATGAGGGCCGCCGTGGTGGCGTCCGGGGGTTCTGGGAACGAAACGCCATGAGCGGTATGCCGCCTTCCGCCAGCGCACTGTCTGGTTCGACGTCGTCGAGCCTGATCGTTCGCGCCATCGCGCACGACCGCGACGCCTGGCGCCGCCTCTCGGCCCTGTACGGCCCGCTGGTTTATCGCTGGGCGCGGCAGGCCAACTTGCAGTCGCAAGACGCGGCCGACGTCGTGCAAGAGGTCTTTGGCAGCGTCGCCGCAAATCTGGCCCGTTTCCACGGCGATCGGCCCGGCGACAGCTTTCGCGGCTGGCTCTGGACCATCGCCCGCAACAAGGTGCGCGACCATTACCGCCGTCTTGCCGCGCGACAAGAACAGGACGGCAGCGCCGCCCAGACCCGTTTGCTCGAAGCCGCCGCCCCGACCGACGACACCTCGATACCCGTTGCGGGGGCGAACATCGACCTGGCCCATCGTCTCTTGTCGCTGGTCGAGGGCGACTTCGAGCCGCGCACCTGGCAGGCCTTTTGGCGGACCGCGGTGGATGGTCTGGCGGCGCGCGAGGCGGCGGAACAACTCGGCATGACGGTCGGGTCCGTCTACATGGCCAAAAGCCGCGTGCTGGCCCGCCTTCGAGACGAGCTGTCGGGGCTCATCGACGAGGGATGAACGGTGAGAGATGATCCGATACCAACCCGAAGCGCCAGCGAGGCAGCCGGTTCAAGCCAAAGCGCCAGCGATGCAAGTCCGCCAGGCCGCCTCGCTTGCGCTTCGGGTTTGTGTGCGCGGAAAAAATCGCGTTAGGCTCTCGCGTTGTAAAGATAGGGGCGCGGAACTGCCCGAAGGATGGCCTTCCCAGGCCGTTCCGGTCCTGAACCCTGAACCCTGAACCCTGAACCCCGAACCCTCCTATGCCAGTCGCCACCTGCCCCGACCACGATTCCTTGCGTGATTTCCATCTCGGCAAGCTGCCGCTGGCCGACGCCCAGCAGATCGCCGAACATCTGGACGCTTGCCCCGCCTGCCAGGCCAGCATTGAAACCATTGGCGATTCGCACGATACGCTCGTCCACAGCTTGCGGCAGGAGCCGGTCACCCGCTTCGACGGCGAACCTGATTTGCAAAAAGCCTTGGCGGCCGTCGAGGCGCTGGGCACGCGGTTGCACTCGCAAACCGCTTCGGGCGAGAGCGGCAAGCCCATCGGCGACGAGGCGCTCGGCACCCTGCGCGACTATCACCTCTTGGAAAAACTGGGCGAGGGCGGTATGGGAACCGTCTATAAGGCCCGCCATCAACGGCTCAAGAGGACCGTGGCCCTCAAGCTGCTGCCGCAAGACCGCACCCGCGACAAACGGGCGGTTGCCCGCTTCGAACGCGAGATGGAAGCCGTCGGCAAGCTGGAGCACCCCAACATCGTCCGCGCGCTCGACGCCGGCGAACACGACGGCACCCACTACCTGGTGATGGAATACGTCGACGGGCTCGACCTCTCGCACGTGGTCAAAGGGCATGGCCCATTGGCCGTGGCCGACGCTTGCGAATTGGTCCGCCAGACCGCCGCCGGCCTGCAATCCGCCCACGAACACGCCCTGGTGCATCGCGACGTGAAGCCCTCGAACCTGATGCTCACCGCCGCCGGGCAAGTGAAGGTGCTCGATCTTGGCCTCGCCCTGCTTCTGGCGGAGCAGCCCGGCGGCGACGAGCTCACCGGCACCAGCCAGATGATGGGCACGGCCGACTATTGCGCGCCCGAACAGGTCGGCGACAGCCACACGGTCGACATTCGGGCAGACATCTACAGCCTCGGCTGCACGCTCTACAAGCTGCTCACGGGCCACGCTCCCTTCAGCGGCCAGCAGTTCGACACGGCGATGAAGAAGCTGATGGCGCATATTTCACAGCCCGTGCGTCCGGTCCGCGAGCTTCGGCCCGACGTGCCGCAGGGGTTGGCCGCCGTGCTCGACCGAATGCTGGCCAAGCAACCCGCGGCGCGTTACTCCACGCCCGCCGAAGTCTTAATGGCGATCGCCCCTTTCGCCGCCGGCAGCGATCTGAGCAAACTCTTCGCCCAGACGTCGCAGCCGATCAGGCCGGCCGTCACTCCGACGACGAGCGAGACGACGCCGCACCTCAGTTCCGCGCTGACCGGCACTCGCCCGGGCGCCGGGTCGCAAGGCGCCGCCAGCTTCGCGGACTCCGCCACCCAGGCGTACATTGGCAATCGGCCGCCGCGTCGCAGCCTCAAGATCGCCGCCGCGGCCGCCGCCTTCGTATTGCTGGCCGGCGTCGTGATTGTCATCAAGAACCGCAAAGGCGAGGTGGTCGCGACGGTCGAAGTGAAGCCCAGCGACGAAGGCGAGCAGGCGACCGCCGACACCGAGCCGAGCGATTCTGTAGGGAACGGGGTGCCCTCTGGGCCCCGTGGCGTTCCGCGCACTTCGCAAGCCGCCGACAAAGTAGCTCCGACACTCCGTGGCGGAGATTCGGTCGCCGAAGGCGACCGGCTGGCGCTCCCGTCACGGAGTGCCGGGTCTACAGTGGCTCCTGCGACCGCGGCGAGCGCCTCGCGCCTCGCCCGCCTGCCCGCCGCCGATGGCGCATGGCCGCCCGACGCGCCGCCACCGGCCGTCGCTCCCTTCGACGAAGACCAGGCCCGAAAGCACCAGCAGGCCTGGGCCGACCACCTCAACCTGCCGCTGGAACACACCAACTCCATCGGCATGAAGTTCATCCTTATTCCGCCCGGCGAGTTCAGCATGGGCAGCACGCCCGAAGAGATCGAAGAGACACTCAAGGGGGTGGATCCCAATGACAAACTTTGGCAAGAGTGCATCAAGAGCGAAGCGCCACAACACAAGGTCGTGCTCACCCGGCCGTTCTACCTCGGCGTACACGAGGTGACGCAGAAAGAGTACGAAGCCGTGATGGGCACGAACCCCTCCTATTTTACTAAGACCAATCCCGACGAGAAGGTCGTGAAGCAAGTGGCCGACCTCGAAACCGCGAACCATCCCGTCGAAGTGGTGAGCTGGAACGACGCGGCGGAGTTCTGCGCCAAACTGAGCAAGCAAGAGGAGATGAAGCCGTTTTACTTCCGCGCCGGCGAAACGGTCACGCCGTTGAAAGGGACCGGCTATCGGCTACCCACGGAGGCCGAGTGGGAGTTCGCCTGCCGCGCCGGCACGACCACCAGGTTCTGGATCGGCGACAGAGAGCAAGATCTGGTCTCGGCCGGCTGGTACGGCTCGAACAGCGGCGGACGCACCCACGAAGCCGGGGAGCTGGGCGAAAATCCGTTCGGGGTATTCGATGTGCATGGCAACGTGTGGGAATGGGTCGAGGATGCGTGGGAGCCGATGTTCTATAAGCGGTTCCTGGACAAGCCCGCGGTCAACCCAACTTGCCCATTTTCCGCCGGTGCGCGGCGTGTGATTCGCGGCGGCAGTTGGAACTACGACGCGTCCTCCTGTCGCTCCGCCTTCCGCTACGCCTTCGACCCGACGTACCGCCCCTACAACATCGGATTCCGTGTCGTGCTGGTGGCTGCGTCCTTGCGTGCCAGTCGTTGACCTCTGAAACTCTGTTCTCTGATCTCTGTATTTGTCTTGGTCTTTGTAGCGGGGTGCAGGGGCGGCAGCCCCTGCTCGCGCGCATTTTGAGATAGACATGCCCGCTCCCGATACACCGCTTTTTGTGAAGACGCACGACTTTCTGTTGTGGCTCATCCAGCGCACCCAGAGGTTTCCAAAGAACCTGCGGCAGTCATACACTCTGAAGCTTGAGACGGCGGCCTTCGAGTTTCAGGAGGCGATTCTGATGGCCAACGCCGTGCGCGGCGCCGAGCGTTCGAGTTGGCTGGCGCGGGCCGACGGCAAGCTGGTGTGTCTTCGCGCCTTGCTGCGGCTGGCGTATGATCTCAAGCTGCTGGCGGGCACGCAAAGCGAGCATGCCTGCCAGCGTGTGGATGAGCTCGGGCGCCTGTTAGGCGCCTGGAAAAAGGGGACGGACCGCAAAGCGCCGGTGCGCAGCGTGTGATTCGCGGCGGCAATTGGAACAACAACGCGTCCAACTGTCGCTCCGCCAACCGCAACGCCAACGACCCGACGAACCGCGACAACAACATCGGATTCCGTGTCGTGCTGGTGGCTGCGTCCTTGCGTGCCAATCGTCAACAACCGCCCGATGCCGGATCTGCCGCGTGGCACGTCCGGCCAGCGCCAAGAGGACGACACGGACCGTATCCTGCGAACCCGACCCGGCGGCCAAAGCGCCACGAGCGTGGCGGCGGACCGGGCGACGGGGCCAAAGCCGCTGTGGCGAGCGGGGGCTGGTAGCCGCAAGGCGAACGTGCCCGCTCGCCCTTTTTTGATCGCGACGATGGCAATCAGGTGCTGCTCGACGTGTTGGGGCGACGCATTCGCGACGAGCGATTGATGCGGTTGATTCGGCTGATCGTGGCGTCGGGCGAAGGGGTGCTGGCCGACGAGGGGACGAACGACTATTTCCCCGGCTGGCGGCGCGCACGATTCCATCGCAGGCGGTTCCCTCGACGGCCGAAATGACGAGCGAGAGTCGGCTGGAACTCGTGGATCCTCTGGAAGAGGACAAAGACTCGCCCGTGCCTGGCCTAACCCATCGCTACCCCGACCGGGTGCTGATGGTCACCACGCACGTCTCGACGATGTACTGCCGGTTCTGCACCCGTAAGAGAGTGACCATGGACCGCGACGGCTGGAATTACCTCACGGCCAGGTCTTTGCCGAAAGACGATAGAGCGATCTGTCGCTCGCGCGCGGGAACTTTGTGGCTGACGACGACCCGGAGGGCATCGGGGCACGTTTCATCGTCCTCGAAGACTTCGAACCTGCCGGGCCAAACGGTTTCAATAAGCTTGGCGATTCTTCGAGCGAACGACGTTCGCGGAGCTTCGAGCACGAGGTTGCGGCGAAGTTCGTGCTTGTCGATATCGTTGCAAACAAAGATCCGGGGCACGATTGGATCGGCGTCGCCGTCGTCCCAGATCGTCAACGCGGCGACAAACGGCGCCGGTGAATGGGCCTGCGCGACGAGCGAGTCAAGGTAATCCAGCCCGGCCCGCAGCAAGACCGCATTCGCCTGGTCGGTGGGCAGGGCGTGCAAGAACGAGATTTCATCAAAGCGCGCGTAGAGTGGTACTTCGTCGCAATAGTCGCTTGCGGAAAAAACGGCGTAGTCGTCGAGCTCTCGCCGTCGGAACAGTTCTCGAAAGGCATCTTCGAACCGGTCGGTCATACCTGCCATCCAAATCTCCGCAGAAAGTCCGCCTGATCGTTAGTTAAGCTGACGCCCCCGTGCCTGCCGCTGCCATCCAGATTCACGGCAGGCGACCCTTGCCCCGGCCCAAGGTGCGCATGCCATTGGCCGCCCTTGGTGTGCGGGGGATCAATCCGGTCGATGCCCGCCGGCCCTCTCCCTTTGTAAACCAGCTTTTGCGCCGCCTTCGGCGTCCGTTTCGATCTGCCCTTCTTTCTCTTCTTCTTGGCCAATTATACGCCCTTCGGAGCTCCAGGCTAAGACGGATCGCGGGCCATTCCGCGAAACACCGCTCTGGGTGAAGGCTAATCGCCATCCGTGGCGAATGCAACCGAATCCGACGACCTCTTACCCATTCGGTTGCAGGCGGTCCCCTCGACGGCCGAGATGACGAGCGAGAGGGGGCTGGAACTCGTGGATCCTCTGGGAGAGGACAAAGACTCGCCCGTGCCTGGCCTAACCCATCGCTACCCCGACCGGGTGCTGATGGTCACCACGCACGTCTCGACGATGTACTGCCGGTTCTGCCCCCGTAAGAGAGCGACCATGGACCGCAACGGCTGGGAGGATCCCAGCCGCCCCAGCTTGCCGTGAGGCCAAGGATGGGCGATACTTGAAGAGCCGTCCCGATTTCCCGGAGATCCCATGAGCCTGCAAGAACTCGAAGCCGCGGTAAGCCAGTTGCCCACCGACGAGTTGAGCGCCTTCGCGCGGTGGTTCAAAGAGTATTTGGCAGACGCCTGGGACCGCCGCATCGAGGCCGACATCGAGGCCGGGCGGTTGGACGAAGTCGGCTGTCGCGCGGATGCCGATTTCGATGCCGGGCGGTGTACGCCGCTGTGAACCAGTTCGCCACGCCCGAGTTCTGGTATCACTACCGCAGCCTGCCCACCGAAGTGCGCGATCTGGCGGACAAAAACTTTGCCCTGTTGCGCCAAGATCCGCACCACCCTTCGCTGCGGTTGAAGAAAACCGGCTCGTACTGGTCGGCGCGTGTGGGGCTGCGCTATCGCGCCCTGGCGCGTGACCGAGCGGAAGGATTGGTTTGGTTTTGGATCGGCCCTCACAGCGAATACGATCGCTTGCTCAGCACGTAGAGGCCCGCCGCAAAAAACCACCCGCGAGATCACGCCCGAGGCCGAACGCGCCTGCCGGGCACTGGTCAACGCCGGCATGCCGGTGAGCAACCATGCGGTCTTGCTCAAGGGGGTGAACGACTCGGTGCCCGTGATGCGCGAGCTGGTCCGCAATCTCTTGCGGATCAAGGTGCGGCCTTATTACCTGTTCCATTGCGATCCGGTGGTAGGCGCCGGCTTTTTGCGGAACGCCACAGAGGGCGTTCCCTACAGAGGTGGAAGGGCTGGAGATCATCGAGGGCCTGCGCGGCCACGTCTCCGGGCTGCGCGTGCCGACCTACGTGAGGATGAAAGGGCCTGTCGGCACGATCGTATTTCAGGCTCGCTCGAGCCGAATCGGGGTGACAAGCGAGGCTGGCGATTCGAGCACGAGCCGTCGGAAACGATTTTCGTCTTCCGACCCTGTCCTGCTCATATTTTGCCGAAAGTGACGGCCTGACGAGGAATTACTTCACCCGTGTCGGCAAGATCACCATCGGCACGCCGTCCCACTGCAAACGGCGCTGCAGCGAATAGGCGGTCTGGTTGTGGAACAAGCGTTGCCACCAGGTGTCGCGATTGAACACGAGCTGGCCCGCGAAAAAGACCACCTTGGGAAAGCGCCGGGCAATTTCCAGGCAAAGCTGCTCCAGCTCATCGACGGCGTCGGTGCCAATGGCCATGTAAGAGGCCGAAGGCATGCCCAGCCGCTGGGCCAAGTCGACGTAGCTGGCCAGCGATTCGGCCGTGTGACGATGCAAGTCTTCCACGGCGCTGGCCCCTTTGAAGTTGCCCGAATCGACGACGCCAACCGAAAGGAAGATAAAGTTCTTGAAGTAGCCCGGCGCAAAGCGGACCGCGTTGAGCATGGTATGCACCCCCAGCCCGCCATAGCCGCCGACGAGGATCGCCGCGGTCGGCTGGTCGGGGTCGGGCTCGGCCGGGTTGGGCGTTCCCGTGGCGGAAATGTTGCCCAGCGAGGCATCAAGCCGCTTCAGACGCCGCACGACCCCCCGGTAATATCGCCGGGTGAGGAAGCAAACGACCACCAGCACGCTGGTCACGCCGAGCGTCACGGAAGCTCCCTCATTCCGCTTTTCATAGACTGTCACGCACAAAATGCCCAGGCAGACGGCCGCCCCGAAGACGAACAAATTGAACCGTCGCCGCCAGAGCGGGTCGTGGCCGCGCCGCTGCCACCAGAGCCGGCTCATGCCGATCATCGACAGCGAGAAGGTGAGAAACACGTTGATCGCATACATGTTGACCAGAAGATCAACCTTGCCCTCGGTGTAGAGCAGCGCCGAAAGGGCCGCCACGCCCATGAGCAGAATGCCGTTGTGCGTCGCCAATCGCTCGGAGAGGTTGGCGAACCAGTGCGGCATGAACGAGTCGTGCGCCATGTTGGCCAGCACGCGCGGCCCGTCGATAAAACCGGCCTGGGCCGCGACGAACAGCAGGGCGCCTTCCGAAAGCATCGTGGCCCAGAGCAGCACGTCGCCCACGCCGTGCGTCGACAGCCCGATGTCGCCCAGGAATTTTTCAGTGAGGATTTGATTGTGGGTTTTCCCCTCGGCGATGGCCGGGATGCCGAGCAGCAAGTAGGCCAGCATCAACCCGCCCGCGGTCAACGCCAGCGAGCAGGCCATATAGAGCATCGTTCGCTTGGCGGTGGCCACCCTCGGCTCGCGCATCACGGGCATGCTGTTCGAGACGGCCTCGATACCGGTGTACGTGCCGCCCCCCAACGAATACGCTCGCAGCAACAGGGCCAGCATGCCCCAAAAACCAAAGCTTGGCTTGGCCAGCCCTTCGCGCACCTGAACGGTAACTTCATGGGCCACTGCGCCCACGGCCGTGATGTGCAGCAGCACCGAGCCGGCGATGAGCAGG of the Pirellulales bacterium genome contains:
- a CDS encoding four helix bundle protein, which encodes MPAPDTPLFVKTHDFLLWLIQRTQRFPKNLRQSYTLKLETAAFEFQEAILMANAVRGAERSSWLARADGKLVCLRALLRLAYDLKLLAGTQSEHACQRVDELGRLLGAWKKGTDRKAPVRSV
- a CDS encoding APC family permease, whose translation is MDSRGEPVGGDRAVDPAPAPPNADTADEVTVTPQMAHEKDAAVPFSDKELGEPDPDPDGAGVVTTLGGPTGDQPSLAKRFKTVLIGKPRDLRDQSVFHSVSLVAFLAWVGLGADGLSSSCYGPAEAFKNLSVGGDHSYLAVFLALATMLTVLVISRCYSHIIEEFPSGGGGYLVASKLLGRPAGVISGSALLVDYVLTITVSVAAAGDALYGLLGPYVRRLVEYLHNFKSLGWLPTPHDNLKLYCELLAIVLLIVLNLRGVRESVKTLLPVFLLFLATHALLIAGSVLLHITAVGAVAHEVTVQVREGLAKPSFGFWGMLALLLRAYSLGGGTYTGIEAVSNSMPVMREPRVATAKRTMLYMACSLALTAGGLMLAYLLLGIPAIAEGKTHNQILTEKFLGDIGLSTHGVGDVLLWATMLSEGALLFVAAQAGFIDGPRVLANMAHDSFMPHWFANLSERLATHNGILLMGVAALSALLYTEGKVDLLVNMYAINVFLTFSLSMIGMSRLWWQRRGHDPLWRRRFNLFVFGAAVCLGILCVTVYEKRNEGASVTLGVTSVLVVVCFLTRRYYRGVVRRLKRLDASLGNISATGTPNPAEPDPDQPTAAILVGGYGGLGVHTMLNAVRFAPGYFKNFIFLSVGVVDSGNFKGASAVEDLHRHTAESLASYVDLAQRLGMPSASYMAIGTDAVDELEQLCLEIARRFPKVVFFAGQLVFNRDTWWQRLFHNQTAYSLQRRLQWDGVPMVILPTRVK
- a CDS encoding sigma-70 family RNA polymerase sigma factor; this encodes MSGMPPSASALSGSTSSSLIVRAIAHDRDAWRRLSALYGPLVYRWARQANLQSQDAADVVQEVFGSVAANLARFHGDRPGDSFRGWLWTIARNKVRDHYRRLAARQEQDGSAAQTRLLEAAAPTDDTSIPVAGANIDLAHRLLSLVEGDFEPRTWQAFWRTAVDGLAAREAAEQLGMTVGSVYMAKSRVLARLRDELSGLIDEG
- a CDS encoding Imm15 family immunity protein — translated: MAGMTDRFEDAFRELFRRRELDDYAVFSASDYCDEVPLYARFDEISFLHALPTDQANAVLLRAGLDYLDSLVAQAHSPAPFVAALTIWDDGDADPIVPRIFVCNDIDKHELRRNLVLEAPRTSFARRIAKLIETVWPGRFEVFEDDETCPDALRVVVSHKVPARERQIALSSFGKDLAVR
- a CDS encoding SUMF1/EgtB/PvdO family nonheme iron enzyme encodes the protein MPVATCPDHDSLRDFHLGKLPLADAQQIAEHLDACPACQASIETIGDSHDTLVHSLRQEPVTRFDGEPDLQKALAAVEALGTRLHSQTASGESGKPIGDEALGTLRDYHLLEKLGEGGMGTVYKARHQRLKRTVALKLLPQDRTRDKRAVARFEREMEAVGKLEHPNIVRALDAGEHDGTHYLVMEYVDGLDLSHVVKGHGPLAVADACELVRQTAAGLQSAHEHALVHRDVKPSNLMLTAAGQVKVLDLGLALLLAEQPGGDELTGTSQMMGTADYCAPEQVGDSHTVDIRADIYSLGCTLYKLLTGHAPFSGQQFDTAMKKLMAHISQPVRPVRELRPDVPQGLAAVLDRMLAKQPAARYSTPAEVLMAIAPFAAGSDLSKLFAQTSQPIRPAVTPTTSETTPHLSSALTGTRPGAGSQGAASFADSATQAYIGNRPPRRSLKIAAAAAAFVLLAGVVIVIKNRKGEVVATVEVKPSDEGEQATADTEPSDSVGNGVPSGPRGVPRTSQAADKVAPTLRGGDSVAEGDRLALPSRSAGSTVAPATAASASRLARLPAADGAWPPDAPPPAVAPFDEDQARKHQQAWADHLNLPLEHTNSIGMKFILIPPGEFSMGSTPEEIEETLKGVDPNDKLWQECIKSEAPQHKVVLTRPFYLGVHEVTQKEYEAVMGTNPSYFTKTNPDEKVVKQVADLETANHPVEVVSWNDAAEFCAKLSKQEEMKPFYFRAGETVTPLKGTGYRLPTEAEWEFACRAGTTTRFWIGDREQDLVSAGWYGSNSGGRTHEAGELGENPFGVFDVHGNVWEWVEDAWEPMFYKRFLDKPAVNPTCPFSAGARRVIRGGSWNYDASSCRSAFRYAFDPTYRPYNIGFRVVLVAASLRASR